CCGCAGGCTGGTGAACGGACGCCTTCACGAAATACTGGCCCGGGACACCGAAACGCCCCCCCTGCGCCGCGGTGTTCTCGAAGCCCTAACGGCAGCCCGTACCCGCGGACTGCCCCAGGGCCTGGCCACGTCGGACAGCAGAAAATCAGCCCTCGGTGAACTTGCCCCATATGGGATAGATAAGTTCTTCAGCTATTATTCCTTTGGAGATGAAGCGCTGCGGCCGAAACCCGATCCCTGGTGCATCCTTGAATTCTCCCGCCTCACAGGTATTCCTGCAGATTCCATCCTCTTTGTGGGAGACACTCCAGTGGACGAGGCAACAGCCGACGCCGCGGGAGCAGTGTTCTGTGCAGTCCTCGGAGGAGCCGGAGGCCGAAGGGATTTTTCCGCGACAACCATGACCTGTAATGATCCCGGGGAGATAGCAGATGTATTCCTCTGATCTTTTTGTACCTGCTCCGGGGAAACAGCTGATATACTGTCAGCGGAAGTACGAACAAAGAAAACGAAGGGCCGACTCTGCCTGCCCGAGACCTGGGAGAACGGAGCCGAACCCGGCACTGAAATCAACGATTTTTTGACCGGTCGTCGGCTTTCTTTAACCGGCCGGGGATTGCGAGCGGAAAAAAGGAGATTACTCATGGAAAAAGAACTCAACATACTCTGGACAAATGCTGATCCTGTAACTGCAGAAAAAATGGTCTTCATGTACGCAGGCAATTCATTGAAAAGAAACTGGTGGGAAAAGGTGACCGTAATAATATGGGGAGCGACTGCTCAACTCATAGCTGATAACGATGCCATACGTACATCAATTATCTCACTTATAGACCAGGGAGTATATTTTTCTGCCTGCAAAGCCTGTGCAGATCAGCTGGGTGTAACCGGGCAGCTGGAAGAGATGGGTATTGAAGTCAAATACTGGGGAGAACCGCTGACGGAGATACTGCAAAGCGGAAAAAAGATAATCTCTGTATAGTCAGTCTGCATCAAAGACGGTTCAGGTCATAATTGTATAGTAAAAACTCTGCCCGTAAACAGATAATCTGTTATAGTATTTAATGATGATACGCCAACTGGACCTTAAGCATATCGACCAGGCAGTCCGGCTTTTCCGCGAAGTTGTCGAGGACATGCAGAAAAGAGGTATCGATCAGTGGGACGAGGTCTATCCCGCCCTCGCTGATATTACCGATGATCTGCACAAGGGCTGGGGCTTCGGATACTTTGACGGGAATACGCTTATCGGTTATGTTGCCCTGAACGAGGAATCTGATCCCGAGTATGAAACCGGAAACTGGCAGTACACCGAAGGCCGTCCCCTCTATTTTCATCGCCTGGCCGTCCGGCCGGCCTTCCAGAGCAAAGGAATAGCCGGAAGCCTGATACGCTTTGCGGAAAAATATGCCCTGGAAACAGGTTACGCCTCGATCCGCCTGGACGCTTTTCCACCCAATACAGCAGCTGTAGCCATGTACGAAAAACGGGGTTACTCCCGGGCAGGGTATGTCACCTTCAGAAAAGGCAGATTTGTTCTGCTGGAGAAAGCTCTTTACTCCACGTGAAGTATACGCTGGAAAAATCCCGTGAAAAACAAAGCCGCCGATAATTTATATTTTCCTCCACTTTATTCAAAACATGCTTTATAATTTGTGCAGATCAATATGAGTTCAATTCCAGTCAAGCAGTTTGATTATGATTAGAAATCATCCTCATCGTTATTTCTTCTCCATATTTTTTACTTCTCTCCTTTCGTTCGGTTGTATTGCTGTAATCCTGTTTTCCATAGCATACCTGAACCATAAATGGGAATCTCAAATAAAAGCGGTCAGGGAATTCACAAAAGAAAAGAATACTGTCATGACGCATGTCCATGTCATGTACACAAAGATATTGACCAAAGCCCAGCAAATATCCACCGACACATTTTTACGGAGATGGATACTGCTGGTACCCGGATATGAAGACCCTCTGGTTATTCAGAAACTGTTCAACAATCTTCATTCGGTAGCAACAACCGATGATGATATTCATACAATAAATGTAATTGATACTCGTCGCCAGGTTATTCTATCAACGTATTTTGGATACAGAACTCCCGATCAGGGAGATGCTTATGGAAATCTGAAAAAAGAGATATTTTCTCGCTTTTTCTCTTCTCATGAGACAACAAGTTTATTAAGAACATACAGTAATTCCATACCAGACAGCGATTCCACACTTAATTTCCTTCTTTCGCTTCCTGAGAGAAGCAAGCTTGGGGCGATTTCGATAACCTTCAGACTGGATAATTTCCTGCCACCCTACGCCAGCCTTAACGATCGGATCTGGGCGATCGGGGATTCCGCAGGCACAATAATATCAAACCA
Above is a genomic segment from Marispirochaeta aestuarii containing:
- a CDS encoding GNAT family N-acetyltransferase yields the protein MIRQLDLKHIDQAVRLFREVVEDMQKRGIDQWDEVYPALADITDDLHKGWGFGYFDGNTLIGYVALNEESDPEYETGNWQYTEGRPLYFHRLAVRPAFQSKGIAGSLIRFAEKYALETGYASIRLDAFPPNTAAVAMYEKRGYSRAGYVTFRKGRFVLLEKALYST
- a CDS encoding DsrE family protein; translation: MEKELNILWTNADPVTAEKMVFMYAGNSLKRNWWEKVTVIIWGATAQLIADNDAIRTSIISLIDQGVYFSACKACADQLGVTGQLEEMGIEVKYWGEPLTEILQSGKKIISV
- a CDS encoding HAD family hydrolase; protein product: MKKHLESIKAVLWDKDGTLLDNFSVWIRRERSLIEFLCTDLEIAGNLRSDAVESGLAAIGIRDGKVDPRGELAGGTEASICDAISGALSDFGQVPEPEEFRRLVNGRLHEILARDTETPPLRRGVLEALTAARTRGLPQGLATSDSRKSALGELAPYGIDKFFSYYSFGDEALRPKPDPWCILEFSRLTGIPADSILFVGDTPVDEATADAAGAVFCAVLGGAGGRRDFSATTMTCNDPGEIADVFL